In the genome of Afipia felis ATCC 53690, the window GGACTCGCGGATTCTAAATACCGCCCCTGTCCGCTGCTGGTGAAATACGTCGAAGCGGGCTGGCTCGGCCGCAAGTCGCAGCGCGGTTTCTACGATTATCGCGGCGAGAAGCCGGTTCCGACGCGCTGACGGTCCGACGCAGTCACATATCCGTTCGAGATTGTTAACCTTCGCTCGCTAGGTTGCCGATCTCGAACAGGGTGAGTGCGTCATGGATATGAGTCTCGTTGCAGCGGCGATGGCCATGCAGGCTGGAAACACACAGCAGCAGATCGCGACGAGCGTGCTCAAATCGCAATTGAATGCGCAAAGTTCGGTGTTGCAGTTGCTGGAGCCCGCGCAAAATGCTCCGGCAGCAAACAATGCGCCGGGCATCGGCGGGCAGCTCGACATTCTCGCCTGATTTAGAATTTCAATATCATTTCGAAGCCGCCGTAGATCATACGCTTGCCGTCGAACGGCAGCTTCTTGGTATCCATCATGCCGGCGAGGCGGGGATCCTTCATCACCTTGGCATTGACGCGGTCGCGATGCTTGCGCGATTTGTAGACGATCCAGGAAAACACAACGGTCTCCTGCGGTTTCAATTTCACGCTCTGCGGAAATGAGGTCAGCTTGCCCGGCTTGACGTCCTCGGCCACGCATTCGCGATATTCGAGTGCGCCATGTTCACGCCAGACCTTTCCAGCCTTGCGCGCGAGCGCACGGTAGGCGGCAAGATTCTTTTTCGGCACGGGGACAACGAATCCATCGACATACTGCATGATCGGCCCTTTCGTTGCTGATGCATCGCAGGGCATGGATTGCGTCAAAGGCGACGAATCTAAGGAAAGGGGTGCGGCTTATTGCTCGGTGGCGGCTTTGACGAGCTTGACCGCATCGTCGCTGGCCCACTCGGCAGGCCCCGCGATGGTCGCGATCTCGCAGCCTGACCCGTCGACTAGCATCGAGGTCGGCATACCGAGCGCGCGCCCAGCCGCCTTCAGGTCCTGAAACACCTTGGCGCTGTTGTCGTGGAAATAGCTGAGATTGGTGAGGCCGCCATCTTTCAGGAAATCCTTCGGCTTCTCGGGATCGCGGGTGTCGATATTGATGGCGACGACTTCGAACTTCGGTCCGCCGAGTTTGGCCTGAAGCTGGTCGAGCGCCGGCATCTCCTTGCGGCATGGCACGCACCACGTCGCCCACAGGTTCACCAGCAGGGTGCGTCCGCGGAATTCCGACAGCTTGCGCGATTTGCCGGAGGCATCGTCGAAGGTAAGATCCGGGACACGTAACGGCTCCGAAGCCATGGTTAATGCTGCGACTTCGCCTTGGGCGAGCGGCTTGAGTTT includes:
- a CDS encoding putative motility protein encodes the protein MDMSLVAAAMAMQAGNTQQQIATSVLKSQLNAQSSVLQLLEPAQNAPAANNAPGIGGQLDILA
- a CDS encoding DUF1428 domain-containing protein; translated protein: MQYVDGFVVPVPKKNLAAYRALARKAGKVWREHGALEYRECVAEDVKPGKLTSFPQSVKLKPQETVVFSWIVYKSRKHRDRVNAKVMKDPRLAGMMDTKKLPFDGKRMIYGGFEMILKF
- the tlpA gene encoding thiol:disulfide interchange protein TlpA translates to MTEQTPPTRSRPRIPMALATVVLGVGLATVAIYGMRGLQGNASGDPVCRPAVNLAQKLKPLAQGEVAALTMASEPLRVPDLTFDDASGKSRKLSEFRGRTLLVNLWATWCVPCRKEMPALDQLQAKLGGPKFEVVAINIDTRDPEKPKDFLKDGGLTNLSYFHDNSAKVFQDLKAAGRALGMPTSMLVDGSGCEIATIAGPAEWASDDAVKLVKAATEQ